From Bombyx mori chromosome 3, ASM3026992v2, the proteins below share one genomic window:
- the LOC101737083 gene encoding zinc finger protein ZFP2 isoform X14 — protein MGVGGVARGVGVPVPPPGDLLATISMFEQQIKAEPMSFYSHPHHAHSGPPSIVRSDSNQGIINMHHQQHQEDSKDSLIVQQQVQHQQDLLEQHQQQQQEMQQDDDLSFKGMDDDGVEMDMDSRQCSQGMGLDMGSVQTKLEVSNGSVQSSPRSKPQACKVCGKVLSSASSYYVHMKLHSGNKPFQCTVCEAAFCRKPYLEVHMRTHTGERPFQCDLCLKRFTQKSSLNTHKRVHTEEHIQSLINKVRPYQCDICDKRFTQKSSLGTHKRIHTGERPFQCTVCLKSFTQKCALNLHEKIHTVQGRPFACGLCPAAFARRPYLDIHMRTHTGERPYQCDACLKRFTQKSSLNIHKRTHTVQGRPFQCLSCPAAFTCKQYLEIHTRTHTGERPYQCDICLKRFTQKSSLNIHKRTHSVQGRPFQCLQCPAAFTCKQYLEIHNRTHTGERPYQCDVCLKRFAQKSTLNIHKRTHTVQGRPYQCMECPAAFTCKPYLEIHTRTHTGERPFECDVCYKRFTQKSTLNIHKRIHTGERPYACDICQKRFAVKSYVTAHRWSHVADKPLNCDRCSMTFTSKSQFALHIRTHAAGSCYECSVCGRSFVRDSYLIRHHNRVHRDNHSNMSANSIGINSVATNTNNSNNSNYDSPGVCDLSFVPMVNRYMTSQGTQVSMQDTQSKMSAMSPQSIASISSPPPSHTPTPQPQMSGQLHLAD, from the exons ATGGGCGTCGGGGGAGTGGCGCGGGGCGTGGGCGTCCCTGTGCCACCCCCCGGCGACCTACTCGCCACTATCTCAATGTTTGAACAACAGATCAAAGCTGAACCCATGAG CTTCTACTCTCATCCCCATCATGCCCACTCTGGTCCCCCTTCAATAGTCCGTTCAGACTCAAACCAAGGCATAATCAACATGCATCATCAACAACATCAAGAGGATTCCAAGGATAGCCTCATAGTGCAGCAGCAAGTTCAGCATCAACAGGATCTCTTGGAACAACATCAGCAACAGCAACAGGAAATGCAACAAGATGATGAT TTGAGCTTTAAAGGGATGGATGACGATGGTGTAGAAATGGACATGGACAGTCGACAGTGTTCTCAG GGAATGGGACTGGATATGGGATCGGTACAAACAAAATTGGAAGTGTCAAACGGAAGCGTTCAATCATCGCCACGGTCCAAGCCTCAAGCATGCAAA GTTTGCGGCAAAGTATTATCATCAGCGTCATCATATTACGTCCACATGAAACTTCATTCCGGGAACAAACCCTTCCAATGCACG GTATGCGAGGCTGCGTTCTGCCGGAAGCCATATTTAGAAGTGCACATGAGAACACACACCGGTGAGCGTCCGTTCCAATGTGACTTATGTTTGAAACGATTCACACAAAAATCCAGCTTAAATACGCACAAACGCGTCCACACAG AGGAGCACATCCAATCGCTGATCAACAAAGTGCGCCCCTATCAATGCGACATCTGTGACAAGCGGTTTACTCAGAAGTCCAGCCTTGGCACTCATAAACGTATCCATACCG GGGAGCGGCCGTTCCAGTGCACCGTCTGCCTCAAGTCCTTCACGCAGAAGTGCGCGCTCAATTTGCACGAAAAAATACATACGG TGCAAGGGCGTCCATTCGCGTGCGGGCTCTGCCCAGCGGCGTTCGCACGCCGGCCCTACCTGGACATTCACATGCGCACGCATACAGGCGAGCGGCCGTATCAATGCGACGCGTGTCTCAAGCGCTTCACGCAGAAGTCCAGCCTCAATATACATAAGAGGACGCACACAG TCCAGGGAAGACCGTTCCAGTGCCTGTCGTGTCCCGCCGCCTTCACCTGCAAGCAATACCTGGAGATTCACACGCGCACCCATACTGGCGAGCGGCCCTATCAGTGCGACATCTGCCTGAAACGCTTCACGCAGAAGTCGAGTCTCAACATACACAAGCGGACGCACTCAG TGCAGGGCCGGCCTTTCCAGTGCTTGCAGTGCCCTGCCGCCTTCACCTGCAAGCAGTACCTCGAGATACACAATCGCACGCACACCGGCGAACGGCCTTACCAATGCGACGTCTGCCTCAAGCGGTTCGCGCAAAAGTCAACACTCAACATACACAAACGAACGCACACAG TGCAAGGTCGTCCGTATCAATGCATGGAGTGCCCGGCGGCGTTCACGTGCAAGCCGTACCTGGAGATACACACGCGCACGCACACGGGCGAACGTCCGTTTGAATGCGACGTCTGTTACAAACGCTTCACACAGAAATCGACGCTCAACATACACAAGCGCATTCATACCG gTGAACGTCCTTACGCGTGTGATATTTGCCAGAAACGGTTCGCCGTGAAGAGTTATGTAACGGCTCATAG GTGGTCCCACGTGGCGGACAAGCCTCTGAACTGCGACCGATGCTCGATGACGTTCACGTCCAAGTCCCAGTTCGCACTCCACATCCGCACGCACGCAGCCGGCTCGTGCTACGAGTGCAGCGTCTGCGGACGGAGCTTCGTCAGAGACAGCTATCTAATACG CCATCACAATCGCGTACACCGCGACAACCACAGCAACATGTCGGCGAACAGCATTGGCATTAACAGCGTCGCCACGAACACAAACAACTCGAACAACAGCAACTACGACTCGCCCGGCGTTTGTGACTTGAG CTTTGTTCCGATGGTGAACCGATACATGACGTCACAGGGAACTCAAGTGTCCATGCAAGACACCCAAAGCAAGATGTCCGCAATGTCCCCGCAATCCATCGCCTCTATAT CGTCGCCCCCTCCCTCGCATACGCCCACGCCGCAGCCGCAGATGTCCGGCCAGCTGCATCTAGCAGACTGA